From Apium graveolens cultivar Ventura chromosome 9, ASM990537v1, whole genome shotgun sequence, the proteins below share one genomic window:
- the LOC141686615 gene encoding peroxidase N yields MKRFGNLNVCSLLLTLSMLCFIARSQLRTDFYSPSCPNVFKIVRREVQRAMMNEMRIAASLLRLQFHDCFVNGCDGSIFLDGDDSEKLAFPNRNSARGFEVVDTIKSAVESACSGIVSCADILTIATRDSVLLSGGPNWKVLLGRRDGMVANQSGANSNLAGPTETIQSILTKFASVGLNLTDVVSLSGAHTIGSSRCGVFNTRFFNFSGSGAPDSRIEDSMLSDIQNTCPTDGDGNKTVPLDRNSVDLFDNQYYKNLLNGQGLFASDQSLATGNETLTATTRTIVELYSNQNQRFLDDFVKSMIKMANISPLTGTDGEIRKNCRTVNS; encoded by the exons ATGAAGAGGTTTGGCAACTTAAACGTGTGCTCGCTCCTTTTAACACTGTCAATGTTGTGTTTTATTGCTAGGTCTCAGCTAAGGACAGATTTCTATTCCCCATCGTGTCCAAATGTTTTCAAAATTGTACGAAGGGAGGTACAAAGAGCTATGATGAACGAGATGAGGATAGCAGCTTCTTTGCTTCGGCTTCAATTTCATGATTGCTTTGTCAAT GGTTGTGATGGATCGATATTTTTGGATGGAGATGATAGTGAGAAACTTGCATTCCCAAACCGTAATTCTGCCAGAGGATTTGAAGTAGTGGACACCATTAAATCTGCGGTGGAGAGTGCATGCAGCGGAATTGTATCATGTGCTGATATACTTACAATAGCTACTCGAGATTCAGTTCTCTTG AGCGGGGGACCAAACTGGAAAGTGTTGTTGGGAAGGAGAGATGGAATGGTCGCCAATCAATCAGGGGCTAATTCAAATTTGGCAGGACCTACTGAAACTATTCAGTCCATTCTTACCAAGTTTGCTTCTGTTGGCCTCAACCTCACAGATGTCGTTTCCTTATCAG GAGCTCACACAATAGGATCATCAAGGTGTGGTGTATTCAACACAAGGTTCTTCAACTTCTCTGGCAGTGGTGCTCCAGACAGCAGAATTGAAGATTCCATGCTTTCGGATATTCAAAACACATGTCCTACAGATGGTGATGGAAACAAAACAGTACCACTAGACAGAAACTCTGTTGATTTATTTGATAACCAGTACTACAAAAACTTGCTCAATGGCCAAGGTCTCTTTGCTTCTGATCAGTCCCTAGCTACCGGTAATGAAACACTTACCGCaactactagaaccattgtcgAACTCTACAGCAACCAAAATCAACGTTTCTTAGATGACTTTGTCAAATCCATGATCAAGATGGCTAATATAAGTCCTTTAACTGGTACAGACGGAGAGATTCGTAAGAATTGCAGGACTGTTAATTCATAG
- the LOC141682597 gene encoding uncharacterized protein LOC141682597, whose product MDKAMMLLLQRAARKPVDAARAGPSGVPHSVSIELLDDQGNKVIEDNERVVSDLVRVEGNPRKRFRREDDEVAVGGRGFEGVNKDVATAGERVYGKTVDPRSKKEVVRVEIQPTERWTGGSTVPLRALNLFNLPQDLVAYDGRKREDLVDRCKSRAGRFLSDFMHILEDYKADVDGEACSKLEAEVAALKGEKKKIAVGFAELEHRVADLTKANSALSKKVAEMGATEQVSSGRIQELEGRLLEVERELEEEKGKRQGLLRQVEGMEVSYKLIVQENADLKTEVEKAVEDIAGALGDGYGRCLQRVEEAGFAIEGHAFDDYLRDLASKGGNA is encoded by the exons ATGGACAAGGCAATGATGTTGTTATTGCAGCGTGCTGCGAGGAAGCCTGTTGATGCGGCCAGGGCTGGACCGTCGGGGGTTCCTCATTCAGTTTCAATTGAATTGCTTGATGACCAGGGAAACAAGGTAATTGAAGATAATGAGAGGGTTGTTTCAGATCTTGTCCGCGTGGAGGGCAACCCTCGAAAGCGGTTTCGGAGGGAGGACGATGAAGTGGCTGTTGGAGGCCGGGGGTTCGAGGGTGTGAACAAAGATGTGGCCACTGCCGGGGAAAGGGTTTATGGGAAGACCGTCGACCCTCGGTCGAAGAAAGAGGTGGTGAGGGTCGAGATCCAGCCCACGGAGCGATGGACGGGGGGGTCAACTGTGCCCTTGAGGGCACTTAACCTCTTTAACTTACCTCAGGACTTGGTTGCTTATGATGGGAGGAAGCGTGAGGACCTTGTTGATCGATGTAAGAGCCGGGCTGGGAGG TTTCTTTCCGATTTTATGCATATACTGGAGGATTACAAGGCTGATGTTGATGGTGAGGCTTGTTCCAAGCTCGAGGCTGAAGTTGCTGCCTTGAAGGGGGAAAAGAAGAAGATTGCGGTGGGTTTTGCGGAACTCGAGCACAGGGTGGCTGATTTGACTAAGGCGAATTCCGCACTGTCTAAAAAGGTTGCTGAGATGGGGGCTACGGAGCAGGTGTCGAGTGGGAGGATACAGGAGCTGGAGGGTCGACTGCTCGAGGTGGAAAGGGAGCTTGAAGAGGAAAAAGGGAAGCGCCAAGGCTTGCTTCGACAGGTCGAAGGAATGGAAGTTTCCTACAAGTTGATCGTGCAAGAAAATGCGGATCTGAAGACAGAGGTAGAGAAAGCCGTTGAAGATATCGCTGGCGCTCTGGGCGACGGTTATGGACGATGCCTTCAACGGGTGGAAGAGGCTGGTTTTGCCATCGAGGGTCATGCCTTTGATGATTATCTTCGTGACCTGGCATCGAAGGGTGGTAACGCGTGA